A region of the Desertifilum tharense IPPAS B-1220 genome:
GCGTTTTCCAACGGGGACGTTCTGGTAATGCTTCGCGAAACGTCGCTTTCAGTAGATCGGGGTGCCAGACAAAATATAATAGGCGGGCCGGATAAAAGGTTGCCCGTTTTTCAATCACAGCTACTGTGAGACGACCGAGGAGTTGAGGGCTAAACCGACGACGAGGCTGATGATGGTGCGGTTCTTTAACCCATCCCCAGCACAACAGCACGCTGAGGAAGGTAATGGTTCCGGCGAATAGCACCAGACGGCGCAAGGCCGTTTCTGGATCGACCAGGGAAGATCGACCCGTTAGCCACACAATTCCCAGCACCAGACTGGCGACAAAACTCCAGCCGCTCATTTGATAAAATCGCCCGAAATATCCCGACCACTCTTGTTCGGGAAAACTATCCACCACTAAAGCTGAACTGGCTGGAGTAATGCTGGTCATGAAAAACCCGTTCAGCGTGCTGTATAAAATCGCCTGCGGCAAGGTTTCGGCAAAACTGAGTAGGCTGGTACAAAAACCAAACCCTAAAAAGCCTAAAATCAAGAAAGGACGGCGTACCCTTAAGCGATCGGATAAGTTGCCCCAAAAAATAAACCCTACAACCCCGACTAAGGCGGTTAAAGCGTGAATGCGGGCAACATCGCCAACCGTTCCGTCTACCCCCTGAACGATGAGTAAAGGTAGGGTGACAATCAGTAGGCTTTCGCCGAGTTTAAAGGGGATAAAAGCAAAAAACCACAACGGTAATGACGGGTTCACCCCTTGAGGTTTGCCGGAAAAACCAAAATGCATTCTCTCAGTTAACGATCTTGAACGCGATCGCGCTGTAATTAACGTTCTTTCTCTTGGCTATGATGACGCTTAAATCT
Encoded here:
- a CDS encoding MFS transporter; this encodes MHFGFSGKPQGVNPSLPLWFFAFIPFKLGESLLIVTLPLLIVQGVDGTVGDVARIHALTALVGVVGFIFWGNLSDRLRVRRPFLILGFLGFGFCTSLLSFAETLPQAILYSTLNGFFMTSITPASSALVVDSFPEQEWSGYFGRFYQMSGWSFVASLVLGIVWLTGRSSLVDPETALRRLVLFAGTITFLSVLLCWGWVKEPHHHQPRRRFSPQLLGRLTVAVIEKRATFYPARLLYFVWHPDLLKATFREALPERPRWKTLPGVALLETRLGRYCLCSLFLFISFNLIFVPLPIFLTERLQVTNAQIFAIALSKASLETWFYVPIGRYIQQHSGWRLQIQATAARCGLFGIFTLLALTPPHPSNLLIVGLVQLFNGVTWAAISVSGTTAIARLAPKSQEGLAIGFYNASIGVATAVGSLGSGFFALRFGYSACFGLATCIAALSTLWLYQLQRESFSTSLTHPND